The following are encoded together in the Clostridia bacterium genome:
- a CDS encoding radical SAM protein yields MTCTLCPRRCGVDRAASRGFCGEGALPRVAKVMLHRWEEPCICAGGGAGAIFFSGCSLKCVYCQNCAVSRGLVGEEYSVEKLAETMLGLQRRGADCIDLVTPTHFAGAIIEAVALAKSGGLRLPVVWNTSGYETAETLAKLDGTADIYLTDFKYASPALAEKYSAAPDYPAAALAALKAMAAQTGAPAFEGGMLRRGVIMRHLVLPGAWRDSVEVLRLAADAVGAKNVLLSLMAQYVPDFADAEKFPELCRRITTYEYNKAAEEAEKLGFDGWFQERGSATKDYTPLF; encoded by the coding sequence ATGACCTGCACACTCTGCCCGCGCCGCTGCGGCGTTGACCGCGCCGCTTCACGCGGCTTCTGCGGCGAAGGCGCGCTCCCGCGCGTCGCGAAGGTGATGCTTCACCGCTGGGAGGAGCCCTGCATCTGCGCCGGAGGCGGCGCGGGCGCGATCTTCTTCAGCGGCTGCTCCCTGAAATGCGTCTATTGCCAGAACTGCGCCGTCTCGCGCGGGCTCGTCGGCGAGGAATACTCCGTCGAAAAGCTCGCGGAGACGATGCTCGGCCTTCAGCGCAGGGGCGCCGACTGCATAGACCTCGTCACGCCGACGCACTTCGCCGGCGCGATAATCGAAGCGGTCGCCCTCGCGAAGTCCGGCGGCCTTCGCCTGCCGGTAGTGTGGAACACCTCCGGCTACGAAACGGCGGAAACGCTCGCGAAGCTCGACGGCACGGCCGATATCTACCTGACCGACTTCAAATACGCCTCCCCCGCGCTCGCGGAGAAATACTCCGCCGCGCCCGACTACCCCGCCGCCGCGCTCGCCGCGCTGAAGGCGATGGCCGCGCAGACCGGCGCGCCCGCGTTCGAAGGCGGCATGCTCAGGCGCGGAGTAATAATGCGCCACCTCGTGCTGCCCGGCGCGTGGCGCGACAGCGTCGAGGTCCTGCGGCTCGCCGCGGACGCCGTCGGCGCGAAGAACGTCCTGCTTTCGCTGATGGCGCAGTACGTCCCCGACTTCGCGGACGCGGAGAAGTTCCCCGAGCTGTGCCGGCGGATAACTACCTATGAATATAATAAAGCGGCGGAGGAAGCCGAAAAGCT